Proteins encoded by one window of Rutidosis leptorrhynchoides isolate AG116_Rl617_1_P2 chromosome 7, CSIRO_AGI_Rlap_v1, whole genome shotgun sequence:
- the LOC139857105 gene encoding cytochrome P450 CYP72A219-like: MMELSLSSTVICCVGMVVVIYTLKFLDWVWLKPKKMEKCLRDQGLKGTTYKFLYGDVKKMVKMITESNVKPINLTDDIVPRVLSFAHTMVTTYGMCKNCFTWMGPKPILHITDPTMKKEMLGNYEDFQKIRGGNPLTRLLVQGLVVVEGDQWVKHRKIINPAFHAEKLKHMVPAFYDSCNEMINKWEETFKEESSCEIDVWPHLQTMTSDVISRTAFGSSYEEGRKIFELQREQADLVITASRSIYIPGSRFLPTKNNKRIKAIYKEVKDLVSNIIKKRLIEMKAGKISNDDLLGILLDSNYKEVKQHGNDKFGLSIDDVIEECKLFYFAGQETTANLLVWTMILLGQHIDWQNRARDEVLKVFGDRKPDTDGLSQLKIINIIFLEVLRLYPPVAAMSRMVHKETKLGNIMLPAGTLIQLHTMLSHHDPNMWGDDVKHFNPERFSQGTLKATKGQTIYFPFGGGPRVCIGQNFSLLEAKMMLAMVLLRFSFELSPSYSHAPRTIATLVPQFGAHLILHKR, translated from the exons ATGATGGAGCTAAGTCTAAGTTCGACTGTAATATGTTGTGTAGGGATGGTTGTGGTGATATATACATTGAAGTTTTTGGATTGGGTATGGTTGAAACCAAAGAAGATGGAGAAATGTCTAAGAGACCAAGGACTTAAGGGAACTACTTACAAGTTCTTATATGGAGATGTGAAGAAAATGGTGAAGATGATAACCGAATCAAACGTTAAACCTATAAACTTGACAGACGATATCGTGCCACGTGTTTTATCATTTGCTCATACCATGGTTACCACTTATGGTATGT GTAAGAATTGCTTTACATGGATGGGTCCAAAGCCGATACTACACATAACCGATCCAACAATGAAAAAAGAGATGTTGGGAAATTATGAAGACTTTCAGAAGATAAGAGGAGGAAACCCGTTAACGAGGTTGCTAGTACAAGGGCTTGTGGTTGTCGAAGGTGATCAATGGGTGAAACACAGAAAGATAATTAACCCTGCTTTTCATGCAGAGAAGCTTAAG CATATGGTACCTGCGTTTTATGATAGTTGCAATGAGATGATCAACAAATGGGAAGAAACTTTTAAGGAAGAAAGTTCATGTGAAATTGACGTGTGGCCTCATCTACAAACCATGACCAGTGACGTAATTTCACGCACTGCATTTGGTAGCAGCTATGAGGAAGGAAGAAAGATATTTGAACTTCAACGAGAACAAGCTGACCTAGTAATAACGGCTTCTCGATCCATCTACATTCCAGGATCACG ATTTTTGCCTACAAAAAACAACAAGAGGATAAAAGCAATTTACAAAGAAGTAAAGGACTTGGTAAGTAATATCATCAAAAAACGACTCATAGAAATGAAAGCAGGGAAAATTAGCAACGATGACCTCCTTGGCATATTATTGGATTCTAATTATAAAGAGGTGAAACAACATGGAAACGACAAATTTGGACTTAGTATTGATGACGTCATAGAAGAATGCAAGCTTTTCTACTTTGCAGGCCAAGAGACTACCGCAAATTTGCTTGTTTGGACTATGATTTTATTGGGTCAACACATAGATTGGCAAAATCGTGCAAGAGACGAAGTTTTAAAGGTCTTTGGTGATAGAAAACCAGACACTGATGGGTTAAGTCAGCTAAAGATC ATTAATATTATCTTCCTCGAGGTTCTTAGGCTTTACCCTCCAGTGGCAGCAATGTCACGAATGGTTCACAAAGAAACGAAATTAGGAAACATAATGTTGCCAGCAGGAACATTAATACAACTGCATACAATGCTTTCACATCATGATCCTAATATGTGGGGTGACGATGTGAAACATTTTAACCCAGAGAGATTCTCACAGGGGACGTTAAAAGCAACAAAGGGACAAACAATTTATTTCCCCTTTGGTGGGGGTCCACGTGTATGTATTGGACAAAATTTTTCTTTGTTGGAAGCTAAAATGATGCTAGCTATGGTTCTACTACGCTTCTCGTTTGAGCTCTCCCCGTCGTATTCACATGCTCCACGTACTATCGCCACACTTGTACCTCAATTTGGCGCACACTTAATCTTGCATAAGCGTTAA